From the Maioricimonas rarisocia genome, one window contains:
- the tsaD gene encoding tRNA (adenosine(37)-N6)-threonylcarbamoyltransferase complex transferase subunit TsaD yields MRPPCAGNLLPVQYLLAIESSCDETAAAVIDDTLNVRSNIVASQDALHQRFGGVVPEIASRAHVERIMPVIDEALRQADVTLQQLSGIAVVTEPGLVGSLLVGLTAGKTLAWLLDVPLVAVNHIEAHLFACRMAAGRDIFPAVGLVVSGGHSNVYNCRSETDLELLGSTIDDAAGEAFDKVASLLGLPYPGGPSIQRAAENGDPQAFRFPRSFIRDDEIRFSFSGLKTAVLYEAQGIPGRNEQPPDLTPQRIADIAASFQEAVVDVLVAKVQLAVRKLGHRTVCLGGGVAANGRLRERLQQAADENGFELVIAPRELCTDNAAMAAIGWKLLQEGRTAPLDLDVTPGLVRAD; encoded by the coding sequence ATGCGGCCTCCGTGTGCGGGCAATCTTCTTCCTGTGCAGTACCTGCTTGCTATCGAATCGTCGTGTGATGAGACGGCGGCGGCCGTCATCGACGACACGCTGAACGTCCGGTCCAACATCGTTGCCTCGCAGGATGCGCTGCATCAACGGTTCGGCGGCGTCGTGCCGGAGATCGCCTCACGCGCCCATGTCGAACGGATCATGCCCGTTATCGACGAGGCACTCCGACAGGCGGACGTGACGCTACAGCAACTCAGCGGCATTGCTGTCGTCACCGAGCCCGGTCTGGTCGGTTCGCTGCTGGTCGGCCTGACTGCCGGCAAGACGCTCGCCTGGCTGCTCGATGTCCCGCTCGTGGCCGTCAACCACATCGAGGCGCATCTGTTTGCCTGTCGAATGGCGGCCGGTCGCGACATCTTTCCTGCGGTGGGGCTGGTCGTCAGCGGCGGGCATTCCAACGTGTACAACTGCCGGTCCGAAACGGATCTCGAACTGCTCGGTTCGACGATCGACGATGCTGCGGGTGAAGCGTTCGACAAGGTGGCCAGCCTGCTCGGACTCCCCTACCCCGGTGGGCCGTCGATCCAGCGGGCGGCGGAGAATGGCGATCCGCAGGCGTTTCGGTTCCCACGCTCGTTCATCCGTGACGACGAGATCCGGTTCAGCTTCAGCGGTCTGAAGACAGCAGTTCTCTACGAAGCACAGGGGATTCCCGGACGAAACGAGCAGCCACCGGATTTGACGCCGCAGCGCATCGCCGACATCGCCGCCAGCTTTCAGGAAGCCGTCGTCGACGTGCTGGTGGCCAAGGTGCAGCTCGCCGTCCGCAAGCTCGGGCACCGAACCGTCTGCCTGGGCGGCGGTGTGGCGGCAAACGGCCGGCTCCGCGAACGGCTTCAGCAGGCCGCAGATGAGAATGGCTTTGAACTGGTGATCGCCCCGCGCGAACTCTGCACCGACAACGCTGCAATGGCCGCCATCGGCTGGAAACTGCTGCAGGAAGGACGCACGGCACCCCTCGACCTGGACGTGACGCCCGGACTGGTCCGCGCCGACTGA
- a CDS encoding tetratricopeptide repeat protein — MPAVRSEQRNSAPPAETVDVELPDYVDRKPSEVWPAFFAKHRPRTTTVRKLILRLHNEERHEHAISAIQSAIINSQAQPWMYEVLAVSMEIEGRPKKEVERVVMGMTDFGNADFGSMMYSANYLVRFERNEAALRLYRQAARLAPERPEPYVLGLKLARELEDPEQIRWAAAGVLALDWTSGYRQHHKDALTAVRAAERKLRQQGEDQAAGELLETIRQAQRRDLQVTLTWSGAGDLDLFVEEPVGGVCSFEQRQTPGGGVLTHDGYGPDPANCHENYVCPIGFPGEYVIRVRHAWGEIVGKRARLTVTLDANGPNEKTTTRTIQLGEDDVTLRLEVPNGRRKQPRQVAVHRISPWMQPDHQLAARPEQRDVEGIVRAQHEFEESRRQRPGVRQAGAFGFAPVVRVIPEGSSATGRVVVSPDRRYVRIGITPFFSNITDVETFSFINGGQP; from the coding sequence GTGCCTGCTGTACGTTCAGAGCAGCGCAACTCCGCTCCCCCCGCTGAGACAGTCGACGTCGAGCTGCCGGATTACGTCGACCGCAAACCGTCCGAAGTCTGGCCGGCCTTCTTCGCAAAGCACCGCCCGCGGACGACGACCGTCCGCAAGCTGATCCTGCGGCTGCACAATGAGGAGCGGCACGAGCACGCCATCTCCGCGATCCAGTCAGCGATCATCAATTCGCAGGCCCAGCCCTGGATGTACGAGGTGCTCGCTGTCTCGATGGAGATCGAGGGGCGACCGAAGAAGGAAGTCGAACGGGTCGTCATGGGGATGACCGATTTCGGAAATGCCGACTTCGGAAGCATGATGTACTCCGCGAACTACCTCGTTCGCTTTGAACGGAACGAAGCGGCACTGCGACTGTACCGCCAGGCGGCCCGGCTGGCCCCCGAACGCCCCGAACCGTACGTCCTCGGCCTCAAACTCGCACGAGAACTTGAGGACCCCGAACAGATCAGATGGGCTGCCGCGGGCGTTCTGGCTCTCGACTGGACCAGCGGGTACAGGCAGCATCACAAGGATGCGTTGACCGCAGTCCGTGCCGCGGAGCGCAAACTGCGGCAGCAGGGCGAAGACCAGGCCGCCGGGGAGCTTCTCGAAACCATCCGCCAGGCACAGCGCCGCGACCTGCAGGTCACACTGACGTGGAGCGGTGCGGGGGATCTCGATCTGTTCGTCGAAGAACCGGTCGGCGGTGTCTGTTCGTTCGAGCAGCGACAGACGCCCGGCGGCGGCGTGCTGACTCACGACGGTTACGGGCCCGATCCGGCCAACTGCCACGAGAACTATGTCTGTCCGATCGGATTTCCGGGTGAGTATGTCATCCGTGTTCGACACGCATGGGGAGAGATCGTCGGCAAGCGGGCCCGGCTGACAGTCACTCTGGACGCCAACGGTCCGAACGAGAAAACGACGACACGGACGATTCAGCTTGGCGAAGACGACGTCACTCTTCGTCTCGAAGTGCCGAACGGCCGTCGCAAACAGCCGCGTCAGGTGGCTGTGCATCGCATCAGCCCGTGGATGCAACCGGACCATCAGCTTGCCGCCCGCCCGGAGCAGCGCGACGTCGAGGGGATTGTGCGAGCCCAGCACGAGTTCGAAGAGTCACGCCGCCAGAGGCCGGGTGTGCGACAGGCAGGCGCGTTCGGCTTTGCACCGGTAGTCCGCGTGATTCCGGAGGGATCATCGGCGACAGGTCGCGTGGTCGTTTCGCCCGATCGCCGCTACGTGCGGATTGGCATTACGCCCTTCTTCAGCAACATCACCGACGTCGAGACATTCAGCTTCATTAATGGCGGTCAGCCGTAA
- a CDS encoding vWA domain-containing protein, with translation MMTASWTKAFLLAFAMYVPGVLAAAPPADSAILRSFDAPDGETYLAVSLRSDELPTAAVPHDHVILVDTSASQIGEHRQHGHAVVAAVLDRLPATDRVAVYAVDLESVALTDGFVSPAEARDVAVAALHERFPAGATDLAAAIDSAAKQLGTERPGSILYIGDGMSTARLIQPEEMQSLLATLTSRQIPLHSYAVGPNKDLRLLGVLGQHTGGLVLNDGAASDDTPENVGATLASALDRPVFYPESMNVNWESAELLPNAPLPMRTDRTTVYLARGRVAGEAAIELAGTLNGKPVSLSWEMPEPKYVHGNTFLAHLWWQAEADNGLSNSLAGEEMIAATHQLFEDSVAQLEAQGQQALDQGQTDVAEQIGLQLRNIDPRNVRAASLINSEARPELRMVAQAQPAPAPAPAPGPDVQPPVPGAPPQGAPGPGLEYRELPADASRIELVEQARIVKAEKLRLELEEAIQDAQEILPSDPGLAQARLEGTLATIKSATDIDPDVQGELLRQVTAALQDIRSQTEVIVARQAEAQRRLAEIEAQKRLIDFVDLREEKLEQLVDRVRALMEEGFHGNPNAFEEAEAVARIIESNEPGNAVGVAALFGAEAAGQLDKIFRLRSLRADRLLETMYQVELSHVPFPDEPPIRYPPAEVWQALTEQRRKWSSVDLHQNSPNEQRIYEQLDAITEIEFQGSPLSDVVTYISELHNIPILLDEAALSEVGIGPDEEISLIISGIKLRSALKIMLENVQGVTLTYLIEDEVMKITTAEVAEADDKMQTRVYPVADLVIPIQPLGGGFGGGGIGGGGGAFGGAGGGGGFGGGGGGFGGGGGGFGGGGGGGQGGFGGGFFSIPSEPRPDSSIDAGKKKP, from the coding sequence ATGATGACTGCATCCTGGACGAAGGCCTTCTTGCTGGCATTCGCAATGTACGTTCCAGGCGTGCTTGCGGCGGCGCCTCCGGCCGACTCGGCGATCCTGCGATCGTTCGACGCACCGGACGGAGAAACCTATCTGGCGGTTTCGCTCCGCAGCGACGAACTGCCAACTGCGGCTGTGCCGCACGATCATGTAATTCTGGTCGATACCTCGGCCAGCCAGATCGGCGAACATCGGCAGCATGGCCACGCGGTGGTGGCAGCCGTTCTTGATCGTCTGCCGGCGACCGATCGCGTTGCCGTGTACGCGGTCGATCTCGAATCGGTGGCTCTGACCGACGGTTTCGTCAGTCCTGCGGAAGCCCGTGACGTAGCTGTCGCAGCGCTGCACGAGCGCTTTCCTGCCGGTGCGACCGACCTGGCGGCTGCCATCGACTCGGCTGCGAAGCAGCTGGGTACCGAGCGGCCCGGATCGATCCTGTACATCGGCGACGGGATGAGCACCGCCCGGCTGATTCAGCCTGAGGAAATGCAGTCGCTGCTCGCGACGCTGACCTCGCGACAGATCCCGCTGCACAGCTATGCCGTCGGCCCGAACAAGGACCTGCGACTGCTGGGCGTCCTCGGACAGCACACCGGCGGCCTCGTACTGAACGATGGAGCGGCCAGCGACGACACACCCGAGAACGTGGGCGCCACGCTGGCGTCGGCTCTCGATCGCCCGGTCTTTTACCCGGAATCGATGAACGTCAACTGGGAGAGTGCCGAACTTCTCCCCAACGCTCCCCTGCCGATGCGCACCGATCGCACGACGGTCTACCTCGCCCGCGGTCGCGTCGCCGGTGAAGCAGCGATCGAACTGGCCGGCACGCTCAACGGCAAGCCGGTTTCGCTCAGCTGGGAAATGCCTGAGCCGAAATACGTTCACGGCAACACGTTCCTCGCTCACCTGTGGTGGCAGGCCGAAGCCGACAATGGCCTGAGCAACAGCCTGGCCGGCGAGGAAATGATCGCGGCAACGCATCAGCTCTTCGAAGATTCGGTCGCTCAGCTGGAAGCACAGGGTCAGCAGGCCCTCGACCAGGGTCAGACGGACGTGGCCGAACAGATCGGTCTGCAGCTCCGCAATATCGATCCCCGCAATGTTCGTGCGGCGTCGCTGATCAACAGCGAGGCCCGTCCCGAACTTCGGATGGTCGCCCAGGCTCAACCGGCGCCGGCTCCCGCACCGGCACCGGGACCGGACGTCCAACCGCCCGTCCCGGGTGCCCCGCCTCAAGGCGCCCCTGGTCCGGGACTCGAATACCGCGAACTCCCGGCTGATGCCAGCCGCATCGAACTGGTCGAGCAGGCTCGCATCGTCAAGGCCGAGAAGCTGCGTCTCGAGCTGGAAGAAGCGATTCAGGACGCCCAGGAGATTCTGCCGTCCGACCCCGGTCTCGCCCAGGCGCGACTGGAAGGCACGCTGGCAACGATCAAGTCGGCCACCGACATCGATCCGGACGTGCAGGGCGAGCTGCTGCGTCAGGTGACGGCTGCTCTGCAGGACATCCGTTCGCAGACGGAAGTGATCGTCGCACGCCAGGCGGAAGCCCAGCGTCGACTGGCGGAAATCGAAGCCCAGAAGCGACTGATCGACTTCGTGGACCTCCGCGAAGAAAAACTCGAGCAGCTCGTCGACCGCGTTCGCGCCCTGATGGAAGAAGGATTCCACGGCAACCCGAACGCGTTCGAGGAAGCGGAAGCGGTGGCCCGAATCATCGAGTCCAACGAGCCGGGCAATGCGGTTGGCGTTGCGGCCCTGTTTGGTGCCGAAGCGGCCGGCCAGCTCGACAAGATCTTCCGGCTCCGTTCGCTGCGTGCGGACCGGCTGCTGGAGACGATGTACCAGGTCGAACTGTCGCATGTCCCGTTCCCGGACGAGCCCCCCATTCGTTATCCGCCGGCTGAAGTCTGGCAGGCCCTCACCGAACAGCGCCGCAAGTGGAGCTCGGTTGACCTGCACCAGAACAGCCCGAACGAGCAGCGGATCTACGAGCAGCTCGATGCCATCACGGAAATCGAGTTCCAGGGCTCGCCGCTCAGCGATGTCGTGACCTACATCAGCGAACTGCACAACATCCCGATCCTCCTCGACGAAGCGGCCCTGTCGGAAGTCGGCATCGGTCCGGACGAGGAAATCAGCCTGATCATCTCCGGCATCAAGCTTCGCAGTGCCCTGAAGATCATGCTCGAGAACGTCCAGGGTGTCACGCTGACGTACCTGATCGAAGACGAAGTGATGAAGATCACCACGGCCGAAGTGGCCGAGGCCGATGACAAGATGCAGACCCGCGTCTACCCGGTCGCCGACCTGGTCATCCCGATTCAGCCGCTCGGCGGCGGTTTCGGTGGCGGTGGTATCGGCGGCGGCGGCGGTGCCTTCGGTGGTGCCGGCGGCGGCGGCGGCTTCGGCGGCGGTGGAGGCGGATTCGGTGGCGGTGGAGGCGGATTCGGTGGCGGCGGCGGCGGCGGCCAGGGTGGCTTCGGTGGCGGATTCTTCAGCATCCCCAGCGAACCCCGTCCGGATTCCTCGATCGATGCCGGCAAAAAAAAACCGTAA
- a CDS encoding LptF/LptG family permease yields the protein MWSFVPLLQRYIFGEIARIFVLILSCLTVLLIFVGVFQQASETGLGPMLLVRILPFIVASMLPFTIPAALLLTVSLVYGRIAGDQEVTAAKSAGINVLALMWPSFFLGGVLSVGSLLLTDQVIPWAVGNIERTVVLAMEDIFLSQLESDLQFSDPRRGIHIVVAAVDDRRLIQPTIRYVRGERVITMQAEEAQIQLDLNNQQAIVRLRHGYVDVPDGEQNNRVYFDDEVEQAISWESDLRKPKPRHLPIREIRDEIKSIERESKRGDELRAVISAMSLTSGRFDALSQPGVITRREVREQERRFHKLETEIHSRYALACSCLFFVLLGSPFAILKAKSQFLTSFIFCFGPIVGGYYPLIVGLMAQAKRGNVDPMWSMWIGNLLLGIAAWFAIRRVMRH from the coding sequence ATGTGGTCGTTCGTCCCACTCCTGCAGCGATACATCTTTGGTGAGATCGCCAGGATCTTTGTGCTCATCCTCTCCTGCCTCACGGTCCTGCTGATCTTCGTCGGCGTCTTTCAGCAGGCCTCCGAGACGGGACTGGGGCCGATGCTTCTGGTCCGCATCCTCCCCTTTATCGTGGCGAGCATGCTGCCGTTCACGATCCCCGCAGCCCTGCTGCTGACTGTATCGCTCGTCTACGGTCGGATTGCCGGTGATCAGGAGGTCACCGCGGCCAAGTCCGCCGGGATCAACGTACTGGCACTCATGTGGCCGTCCTTCTTTCTGGGGGGCGTATTGAGCGTCGGCTCGCTGTTGCTGACCGACCAGGTGATTCCGTGGGCCGTGGGAAACATCGAACGGACAGTCGTTCTGGCCATGGAAGATATCTTCCTCAGCCAGCTCGAGTCGGATCTCCAGTTCAGCGATCCCCGCCGGGGCATCCACATCGTCGTTGCGGCGGTCGACGACCGGCGACTGATTCAGCCGACGATCCGCTACGTCCGTGGTGAACGCGTTATCACCATGCAGGCCGAAGAGGCCCAGATCCAGCTCGACCTGAACAATCAGCAGGCGATCGTCCGGCTGCGGCACGGATACGTCGACGTTCCTGACGGTGAACAGAACAACCGTGTTTACTTCGACGATGAGGTCGAGCAGGCGATCTCGTGGGAAAGTGACCTTCGCAAGCCGAAGCCCCGGCACCTGCCGATCCGCGAGATCCGAGACGAAATCAAGTCGATCGAGCGGGAATCAAAGCGAGGTGATGAGCTGCGGGCGGTGATCTCGGCGATGTCGCTGACTTCGGGTCGGTTCGACGCTCTCTCGCAACCCGGTGTGATCACTCGTCGTGAGGTCCGCGAGCAGGAACGACGATTCCACAAGCTCGAAACCGAAATCCACAGTCGCTACGCCCTCGCCTGCAGCTGTCTGTTCTTCGTGCTGTTGGGAAGTCCGTTCGCGATTCTCAAGGCGAAAAGCCAGTTCCTCACCAGCTTCATCTTCTGCTTCGGACCGATCGTGGGGGGCTATTACCCGCTGATTGTCGGCCTGATGGCGCAGGCCAAGCGGGGGAACGTCGATCCGATGTGGTCGATGTGGATCGGAAACCTGCTGCTCGGCATTGCTGCCTGGTTCGCCATCCGCCGCGTGATGCGTCACTGA